The Kitasatospora sp. NBC_00374 genome has a segment encoding these proteins:
- a CDS encoding methyltransferase domain-containing protein, with product MSADPGADARHALADHLVSTGALGTGWRPAFEAVPRHLFLPPVYWEFSDGTTVQRDRAADPGGWLAGAYRDTPAVTQWDDGDEAAGMRDFTSSLSMPTMVALMLRDLDVEDGHLVHEIGTGPGYNAALLAHRLGDDRVVSVEIDKTVADTARANLAAAGLGGVRVVTGDGAETTSGAGAGGGGGRADRLIATCSSLVTEMPTAWLEATRPGGILVAPVATLFGGGAIARLHVDGEGRTAAGHLTGPSDFMRMRQQRYQAPPVDAYLPGDWPGDATPSVTDLDPEAIGASWLAQLAIGTRLPDLQIPPSSPGPGSKGRSSTACSAMSRWSSSMTARSSRWTSVRSVSTRVVRIAMGWGA from the coding sequence TTGAGCGCCGACCCCGGCGCGGACGCCCGCCACGCACTCGCCGACCACCTCGTGAGCACCGGTGCGCTGGGCACCGGATGGCGCCCGGCGTTCGAGGCGGTCCCCCGGCACCTGTTCCTGCCGCCGGTTTACTGGGAGTTCAGCGACGGCACTACCGTGCAGCGCGACCGCGCCGCCGACCCCGGCGGGTGGCTCGCCGGCGCCTACCGCGACACCCCGGCCGTCACACAGTGGGACGACGGCGACGAGGCCGCGGGCATGCGGGACTTCACCTCCAGCCTGAGCATGCCGACGATGGTCGCGCTGATGCTCCGCGACCTCGACGTCGAGGACGGCCACCTGGTCCACGAGATCGGGACCGGGCCCGGCTACAACGCCGCGCTCCTGGCGCACCGGCTGGGTGACGACCGGGTGGTGAGCGTCGAGATCGACAAGACCGTCGCCGACACCGCCCGCGCCAACCTCGCGGCGGCCGGCCTCGGCGGGGTCCGCGTGGTGACCGGCGACGGAGCCGAAACCACCAGCGGGGCCGGGGCCGGCGGGGGCGGCGGGCGGGCCGACCGGCTCATCGCGACCTGCTCCAGCCTGGTCACCGAGATGCCCACCGCCTGGCTCGAGGCGACCCGCCCCGGCGGGATCCTCGTCGCACCGGTGGCCACCCTGTTCGGCGGCGGCGCCATCGCACGCCTGCACGTCGACGGCGAAGGCCGCACAGCGGCCGGGCACTTGACCGGCCCCTCGGACTTCATGCGCATGCGCCAGCAGCGCTACCAGGCACCACCCGTCGACGCCTACCTGCCCGGCGACTGGCCCGGCGACGCCACGCCGTCCGTCACCGACCTGGACCCGGAGGCCATCGGCGCCTCCTGGCTCGCCCAGCTCGCCATCGGCACCCGCCTGCCCGACCTTCAGATCCCCCCGAGCTCGCCGGGGCCCGGGTCGAAGGGCAGGAGCTCGACGGCGTGCTCGGCGATGTCGCGGTGGTCGTCGTCGATGACGGCCCGCTCGTCGAGGTGGACCTCGGTCCGGTCGGTGAGTACGCGGGTGGTCCGGATCGCGATGGGGTGGGGCGCGTAG
- a CDS encoding class F sortase has translation MDRPPPARPGRMLRFGLAATALGAVLLYNSVDAAPVGTPTTEPAVTTAAVPTPAAPLQPPAKSAPGLSRSAPTRVRIPSLGVDAPVTELTVNATGQLNAPPVDDKNLVGWYRDGAAPGQAGSSVLAGHVDTKTGPAVFLMLRLLLPGSKVEVDRADGKVVTFTVDSVETFAKDAFPDDRVYADTPDPQLRLITCGGSYDRTKKDYTANVVAFAHLDSAR, from the coding sequence ATGGACCGTCCACCCCCGGCGCGCCCCGGCCGGATGCTCCGCTTCGGCCTGGCCGCGACGGCGCTCGGCGCCGTCCTGCTCTACAACTCGGTCGACGCCGCGCCGGTCGGGACGCCCACCACCGAACCGGCCGTGACCACCGCCGCGGTGCCCACGCCGGCCGCGCCGCTCCAGCCGCCCGCGAAGAGCGCACCCGGACTGTCGCGCTCCGCGCCCACCCGGGTCCGGATCCCCAGCCTCGGCGTCGACGCACCGGTGACCGAGCTGACCGTGAACGCCACCGGCCAGCTGAACGCCCCGCCCGTCGACGACAAGAACCTGGTCGGCTGGTACCGCGACGGAGCCGCACCCGGCCAGGCAGGCAGCTCGGTGCTGGCCGGCCACGTGGACACCAAGACCGGCCCGGCCGTGTTCCTGATGCTGCGGCTGCTGCTGCCCGGCAGCAAGGTCGAGGTGGACCGCGCCGACGGTAAGGTCGTCACCTTCACGGTCGACAGCGTCGAGACCTTCGCCAAGGACGCGTTCCCCGACGACCGCGTGTACGCCGACACCCCCGACCCGCAGCTGCGCCTGATCACCTGCGGCGGTTCCTACGACCGCACGAAGAAGGACTACACGGCGAACGTGGTGGCCTTCGCCCACCTGGACTCCGCCCGCTGA